One part of the Selenomonadales bacterium genome encodes these proteins:
- a CDS encoding transketolase, translating to MRRLIMLSTASAGSGHPGGSLSLAEIMSYLYFFQAKLHPTDPHWPERDRIILSKGHAAPVLYAALACRGYISEEETLTLRKLGSRLQGHPDMRKLPGVEMSTGSLGQGLSIANGLALGLRLQGLTNKVYVVLGDGELQEGQVWEAAMTAAHYRLSNLTAIVDYNGLQIDGHTSAVKRVEPLADKWQSFGWQTVTVDGHSFTDLYRGFHAERDNCPLVVIARTIKGKGVDYMEGVADWHGKAPTMEQAEQYIRTSGGATDVG from the coding sequence ATGCGCAGGCTAATTATGCTGAGCACCGCCAGCGCCGGCTCAGGCCACCCCGGCGGCTCGTTGTCTTTGGCCGAAATCATGAGTTACCTATACTTTTTCCAAGCCAAACTCCACCCCACCGACCCGCATTGGCCGGAGCGCGACCGCATCATCTTAAGCAAAGGCCATGCCGCGCCGGTACTTTATGCGGCCTTAGCCTGCCGCGGCTACATCAGCGAGGAAGAAACGCTAACGCTCCGGAAGCTAGGCTCACGCCTGCAGGGACACCCCGATATGCGCAAGCTCCCCGGTGTAGAAATGTCCACCGGCTCGCTCGGCCAGGGCCTATCGATAGCGAACGGCTTAGCCTTAGGGCTACGGCTGCAGGGACTGACAAACAAGGTGTATGTTGTACTAGGCGACGGAGAGCTACAGGAAGGCCAAGTGTGGGAGGCCGCCATGACTGCCGCGCACTATCGACTCAGCAATCTAACGGCCATCGTCGATTACAACGGGCTGCAAATCGACGGCCATACCTCAGCCGTAAAGCGAGTAGAGCCGCTTGCGGATAAGTGGCAAAGCTTCGGCTGGCAGACAGTTACCGTCGACGGCCATTCGTTTACCGACCTTTACCGCGGCTTCCATGCCGAGCGCGACAACTGCCCGCTCGTCGTCATTGCCCGCACAATCAAGGGCAAAGGCGTAGACTACATGGAAGGCGTAGCCGACTGGCACGGTAAAGCGCCGACGATGGAGCAGGCAGAGCAGTATATACGTACAAGCGGAGGTGCCACAGATGTCGGCTAA
- a CDS encoding WecB/TagA/CpsF family glycosyltransferase, with protein MNSGVDVLGFKIAPLTLTAAVTQVENLIAHRRGQIVTANAEILYAAATDQALGEVVHQAELVIADGMGVVLAARLTRQELPERVSGYDLLHALCQSAAARALSVYLLGGEPSVAEAAAARLKELYPSLTVAGTHHGYFADNESEAVISALKSARPDFLFVALGLRGEHWIYNYKAQLPCPAMQVGGSFDILAGRAVRAPRWMQRSGLEWAYRVYKEPKRLRRIFALPLFVLKVLFRGVIA; from the coding sequence ATGAACTCAGGCGTTGATGTGCTAGGCTTTAAGATAGCGCCACTCACACTGACAGCGGCGGTAACACAGGTAGAGAACCTGATAGCGCACCGCCGCGGCCAGATTGTGACGGCTAACGCCGAAATTCTTTATGCGGCCGCAACAGACCAAGCGCTAGGCGAGGTAGTCCACCAGGCCGAGCTGGTAATAGCCGACGGCATGGGGGTGGTGTTAGCCGCGCGCTTAACGCGGCAAGAACTGCCGGAACGAGTGAGCGGCTATGACCTTTTGCACGCCCTGTGCCAAAGCGCCGCCGCGCGTGCCCTCTCTGTCTATCTTCTGGGCGGGGAGCCTAGCGTCGCGGAGGCCGCGGCCGCACGCCTAAAAGAACTTTATCCTAGTCTGACGGTGGCCGGCACTCACCACGGCTACTTCGCCGATAACGAGAGCGAAGCCGTCATTTCTGCGCTTAAGTCCGCACGCCCAGACTTCCTGTTCGTAGCACTAGGCCTGCGGGGCGAGCACTGGATCTACAACTACAAAGCCCAGCTCCCCTGTCCGGCTATGCAGGTAGGGGGCAGTTTTGATATACTCGCAGGCAGGGCGGTGCGCGCGCCGCGCTGGATGCAGCGAAGCGGCCTGGAATGGGCCTATCGGGTCTATAAAGAGCCCAAACGACTGAGGCGCATTTTTGCCCTGCCGTTGTTCGTCCTGAAGGTTTTGTTTAGAGGAGTGATCGCGTGA
- a CDS encoding polysaccharide pyruvyl transferase family protein, translated as MSRVYIMGFVGAGNAGDEAILAGTLYLLRQRGVTDIGVFSWNPGETERVHGVAAYPVLPGLAGIKSFAAVLRRGDLLLLGGGSLLQDGEPRIVPFWLARAVAAKAKGCTVVFHAQGIGPLRSPLSQAMVRVLVPLAADLVTTRDVDSQRLVRYARPHLVADPALALPPLLVPKQPNLAVVALRKSRGRAAQEQALSQALNRVAAQHGLRYAFLPMHLPDDIPLAEDFARRCQGTVISYNSLEELRASLAAARIVIAMRLHGAILAAGVGTPVVGLAYDPKVRAFFRGLGRENDVLPWGDSFRDDMLVTAIDALAALGWAPTAATDAALRQMSARAALAVDLALSCWRGERDELRR; from the coding sequence GTGAGTAGAGTTTACATAATGGGTTTTGTCGGAGCGGGCAACGCCGGAGACGAAGCCATCCTCGCGGGGACGCTTTATCTACTTAGACAGCGCGGCGTTACGGATATCGGCGTGTTTTCGTGGAACCCCGGTGAAACTGAGCGCGTACACGGCGTAGCAGCCTACCCTGTACTGCCCGGACTTGCCGGGATTAAATCGTTTGCCGCAGTGCTTAGACGGGGCGACCTGCTGCTTCTCGGCGGTGGAAGCTTACTGCAAGACGGCGAGCCGCGCATAGTCCCTTTTTGGTTAGCGCGCGCTGTAGCCGCCAAAGCGAAGGGTTGCACGGTGGTGTTTCACGCCCAAGGCATCGGTCCGCTGCGTAGCCCCCTATCGCAGGCCATGGTGCGTGTGCTAGTGCCGCTCGCCGCTGACCTTGTCACTACGCGCGACGTAGACTCGCAAAGGCTTGTCCGCTACGCCCGCCCACACTTAGTAGCCGACCCAGCCCTCGCTCTGCCACCGCTGCTAGTGCCCAAACAGCCTAACCTAGCGGTCGTGGCGCTGCGCAAAAGCCGCGGGCGTGCGGCACAAGAACAAGCGCTGTCCCAAGCCTTAAATCGCGTCGCCGCGCAACATGGGCTGCGCTATGCCTTCCTCCCCATGCATCTTCCCGACGATATCCCCCTAGCCGAAGATTTCGCCCGCCGCTGCCAAGGCACGGTAATAAGCTATAACTCCCTAGAGGAGCTCCGCGCGAGCTTAGCGGCCGCGCGAATTGTAATCGCCATGCGCCTACACGGCGCGATATTGGCGGCAGGTGTCGGCACACCCGTCGTGGGGCTAGCCTACGACCCAAAGGTGCGAGCGTTCTTTCGCGGCTTAGGGCGAGAGAACGATGTCCTGCCGTGGGGGGACAGTTTCCGAGACGACATGCTGGTAACGGCAATCGATGCGCTTGCGGCTCTAGGCTGGGCGCCCACTGCCGCGACGGACGCGGCACTCAGGCAGATGAGCGCTAGGGCGGCGCTGGCGGTAGATTTGGCACTGTCGTGCTGGAGGGGTGAACGCGATGAACTCAGGCGTTGA
- the ftsE gene encoding cell division ATP-binding protein FtsE, whose product MLELRKVTKAYPNGPVALNDVTLSVAQGEFVFVVGQSGAGKTTLTKLLLREEKPTQGQIILNGRDITKLRASEIPYLRRSIGVVFQDFRLMPNWTVEENVAFAMLVVEASPRLIHRRVAKVLELVGLSHKAKQLPGKLSGGEQQRVALARAIANQPAFVIADEPTGNLDPETAWGIVKLLLEINAAGTTMLMVTHAKQIVDSLRKRVVALEGGSVVRDEERGVYHG is encoded by the coding sequence ATGCTCGAACTTCGCAAAGTCACTAAGGCCTATCCCAACGGTCCGGTCGCGCTTAACGACGTCACTCTGAGCGTTGCCCAGGGTGAGTTTGTGTTCGTCGTCGGACAGAGCGGTGCCGGCAAGACGACGTTGACAAAGCTCCTGTTGCGGGAAGAAAAGCCGACGCAGGGTCAGATTATCTTAAATGGCCGCGACATAACCAAGCTGCGAGCGAGCGAAATCCCGTATCTGCGGCGGTCGATAGGGGTTGTTTTTCAGGACTTTCGCCTTATGCCGAATTGGACGGTGGAAGAAAACGTCGCCTTCGCCATGTTAGTCGTCGAAGCCTCCCCGCGGCTGATCCACAGGCGCGTCGCCAAGGTTCTAGAACTCGTTGGGCTCTCACACAAAGCCAAGCAGTTGCCCGGCAAGCTCTCGGGCGGAGAACAACAGCGGGTAGCCCTTGCGCGCGCAATAGCAAACCAGCCGGCCTTCGTTATCGCCGACGAACCCACAGGGAATTTGGACCCCGAGACTGCCTGGGGTATTGTCAAACTGCTCCTTGAGATAAACGCCGCTGGTACAACTATGCTAATGGTAACGCACGCGAAGCAAATTGTCGACTCTTTGCGCAAACGAGTTGTGGCCCTAGAAGGCGGAAGCGTCGTGCGCGACGAGGAGCGCGGTGTCTACCATGGTTAA
- the ftsX gene encoding permease-like cell division protein FtsX produces the protein MVKPRTFGYFFQSAGSSLIRNSWMTLASIGTVAVALLVLGVFMLLAVNIGAMAAQVEEQVELTAYLADLSSQERARLENELKAIPGVAAVTFVSREEAWQRLLEWYGEDRNFLAGWEEDNPLREAFEVRADSAFRIADIAKAVAEVRGVEEVVYGREIVEQLLSITRAVRLVGIGLMAGLALAATFIIANTIRITVFARRREISIMRYVGATAWFVRWPFVIEGLALGIIGAILASSVLAWGYYFAVRSLAAAIPFWPFVAPWPLLQRLALALVGLGALIGVAGSGMSVRRYLDV, from the coding sequence ATGGTTAAACCTCGCACCTTCGGCTATTTCTTTCAGTCTGCGGGCAGTAGCCTGATTCGCAACAGCTGGATGACGCTTGCCTCCATCGGCACTGTAGCCGTCGCTCTTTTGGTGCTTGGTGTTTTTATGCTGCTCGCGGTAAACATCGGCGCCATGGCTGCGCAAGTTGAAGAACAAGTCGAGCTTACCGCTTACCTAGCCGACCTTAGCAGTCAGGAACGAGCTAGGCTGGAAAACGAGCTTAAAGCCATACCGGGCGTAGCCGCGGTTACCTTCGTCTCGCGGGAGGAAGCTTGGCAGCGCTTACTGGAGTGGTATGGCGAAGACCGCAACTTTCTCGCCGGGTGGGAGGAAGATAACCCGCTGCGCGAAGCCTTTGAGGTGCGCGCGGATTCTGCCTTCCGCATAGCGGATATTGCCAAGGCCGTAGCAGAGGTGCGCGGCGTCGAGGAAGTAGTTTACGGACGCGAAATCGTAGAGCAGCTTCTCTCTATTACCCGCGCCGTGCGCCTGGTAGGGATAGGACTGATGGCGGGGTTAGCGCTCGCGGCCACGTTTATTATCGCTAACACCATCAGAATTACCGTGTTTGCGCGGCGCAGGGAAATCAGCATCATGCGTTACGTCGGCGCAACAGCCTGGTTCGTCCGCTGGCCCTTTGTTATCGAGGGGTTAGCACTTGGGATAATCGGCGCCATATTGGCTTCCTCGGTGCTGGCGTGGGGGTATTACTTTGCGGTGCGGTCGTTAGCCGCCGCCATTCCCTTTTGGCCCTTTGTCGCTCCCTGGCCGCTTTTGCAGCGCTTAGCGTTAGCGCTGGTTGGGCTTGGCGCGCTCATCGGTGTAGCCGGCAGCGGGATGTCCGTGCGACGTTATTTAGACGTGTAG
- a CDS encoding peptidoglycan DD-metalloendopeptidase family protein → MLKRILAALAVGLLLLPLGVEATTDLEARQRERRQVQQRMQEAERRAAAADRQARSVLGELQTIERNIDRTTAEIRTLESRLRTAESELRRLTRELDDASRRLATRNAQLGLRLRALHERGAVSYLEVLFQARSFADFISRFSLLRMVINQDIAIYHAVQEERTIVAERREEAEERRAEIASLRSEKQVQQTSLQSRAASRTAILNSLNQDKQAAIRAYNELNRLAEELDRVIRELEARNRGVGTGTFTWPVPGNTRITSPFGWRVHPIFRTREFHSGIDIGAPSGRNIVASDGGTVLWADWLGGYGRTVIISHGNFSTLYAHASTLLVEEGDKVTKGQVIARVGSTGHSTGPHLHFEVRNQAGTRLNPSDHVRP, encoded by the coding sequence ATGTTAAAGCGAATTCTGGCGGCGTTAGCGGTTGGCTTATTACTTCTACCGCTGGGCGTGGAAGCAACTACAGACCTCGAGGCTAGGCAGCGCGAACGCCGTCAAGTGCAACAGCGCATGCAGGAAGCCGAACGGCGCGCCGCGGCAGCCGACCGGCAGGCAAGGAGCGTGCTCGGGGAACTGCAGACCATCGAGCGAAATATCGACCGCACTACGGCGGAGATACGCACGCTTGAGAGCAGGTTGCGCACCGCCGAGAGCGAGCTGCGGCGACTGACGCGGGAGCTAGACGACGCATCGCGGCGTTTAGCGACGCGTAACGCACAGCTTGGCCTGCGCCTGCGAGCCTTGCATGAACGCGGCGCCGTGAGCTACCTGGAGGTGCTGTTCCAAGCCCGCAGTTTCGCCGACTTTATTAGCCGCTTTAGCCTGTTGCGGATGGTGATAAATCAGGATATCGCAATTTACCACGCAGTGCAAGAGGAACGTACCATCGTCGCCGAGCGCCGCGAAGAGGCCGAGGAGCGGCGCGCGGAAATTGCTTCGCTGCGCTCCGAAAAACAAGTACAACAGACTAGCCTGCAAAGCCGCGCCGCAAGTCGCACCGCTATTCTTAACAGCCTAAACCAGGACAAGCAGGCGGCGATTCGCGCTTACAACGAGCTCAACCGTCTAGCGGAAGAACTAGACCGCGTCATCCGAGAGTTAGAGGCGCGTAACCGCGGCGTAGGCACAGGCACCTTTACTTGGCCTGTCCCGGGCAATACCCGCATTACCTCACCCTTTGGCTGGCGAGTACACCCTATCTTCCGCACGCGGGAGTTTCACAGCGGCATTGACATCGGGGCTCCTAGCGGACGCAACATCGTGGCTTCTGACGGGGGCACGGTGCTGTGGGCGGATTGGCTTGGCGGTTACGGCAGGACGGTTATCATCAGTCACGGCAACTTTTCCACCCTCTATGCCCATGCCAGCACCTTGTTGGTGGAGGAAGGGGACAAGGTGACCAAGGGCCAAGTAATAGCGCGTGTAGGCAGCACCGGGCACAGCACCGGACCGCACCTGCACTTTGAGGTGCGCAACCAAGCCGGTACGCGCCTAAACCCAAGCGACCACGTACGTCCCTAG
- a CDS encoding transketolase family protein: MSAKPEATRDAYGRALITLGETRPDVVVLDADLSKSTKTASFAAKYPDRFFNVGIAEADLMGTACGLALAGLKPFASTFAIFATGRAYDQVRNSVTYASLPVVIAATHAGLTVGPDGGSHQSIEDIALMRVLPGMQVWVPADGEEAYQMILAAAEVTAGPVYVRLGRQPVPRVVPAGYVFTPGKACVLGDAAPVAIIACGVMVEASLQAALLLKQRGINCQVVNMSSIKPLDTATLASVAQNSELIVTVEEHLVAGGLGSACAESLAAAKSRPPLVMVGVKDRFGQSGEPQELLAAYELTAEHIAARIERALSR, encoded by the coding sequence ATGTCGGCTAAACCGGAAGCGACGCGGGATGCGTACGGACGCGCCCTCATAACCCTTGGAGAAACCCGCCCCGATGTAGTGGTGCTTGATGCCGACCTCTCCAAGTCTACCAAGACGGCTAGTTTCGCGGCGAAGTACCCAGACCGCTTTTTTAACGTAGGCATCGCCGAGGCCGACCTCATGGGCACGGCCTGCGGTTTGGCTTTGGCTGGGCTTAAGCCCTTTGCCAGCACCTTCGCTATATTTGCCACCGGTCGCGCCTACGACCAAGTACGCAACAGCGTCACTTACGCGAGCCTCCCGGTAGTCATTGCTGCCACTCACGCCGGACTCACCGTAGGGCCCGACGGCGGTTCACACCAGTCAATAGAAGACATTGCGCTGATGCGCGTCCTGCCGGGAATGCAGGTATGGGTGCCGGCGGATGGCGAAGAAGCCTACCAGATGATTTTAGCAGCTGCCGAAGTTACCGCCGGGCCGGTGTATGTGCGCTTAGGACGCCAACCCGTGCCGCGCGTTGTGCCCGCAGGCTATGTCTTTACACCGGGGAAGGCCTGCGTTCTAGGTGACGCTGCCCCGGTAGCCATTATTGCCTGCGGGGTAATGGTGGAGGCGTCGCTGCAAGCGGCTCTGCTCCTTAAGCAGCGCGGCATAAATTGCCAAGTCGTCAATATGAGCAGCATAAAGCCACTAGACACAGCTACGCTCGCGTCAGTGGCCCAAAATAGTGAACTTATCGTTACGGTAGAAGAACACCTGGTAGCCGGGGGACTAGGGAGCGCCTGCGCAGAGTCGCTAGCCGCCGCCAAGTCCCGCCCGCCGCTAGTCATGGTAGGTGTGAAAGACCGCTTCGGCCAATCCGGCGAACCGCAGGAGCTTCTTGCCGCTTACGAACTAACGGCCGAGCATATCGCCGCACGCATAGAGAGAGCACTGTCTCGCTAG
- a CDS encoding glycosyltransferase — protein MPKLPVRTIVLFSAVPWDGVFARPQQLARGFVANGARVLFVEPSASLLAPLKRRELAKHPFGSSPRFTEDALAVVTPPLALPGGYAARAVNKLNQAYLARFLRRALRELGWRPTAVLTHLPGTADFPAPWPLAYDCVDDHAAFAELSPLWRRETVLAMEQDLLRRARCVYASADALVKHCQRVRPDTRYVGNGAAVAHFATAAKGKTGASGLAGPVIGFYGGLGPWVDVSLVCEAALLAPDLSFLLIGPIELGLPWPKLPPNVHHRGLTPYRELPRYLADFDVALIPFKDTPVTQSVNPIKLYEYFAAGKPVLVTSLPELTRWEGLVYPFSTAEELIRRARAALTEEPTLAAKRQAVAAQHTWEAKVREMEDLMRVHGM, from the coding sequence TTGCCTAAGCTGCCAGTTCGCACCATCGTGCTGTTTAGTGCCGTGCCTTGGGACGGCGTATTTGCACGCCCGCAGCAGCTTGCGCGCGGCTTTGTCGCTAATGGGGCGCGCGTCCTCTTTGTAGAGCCGAGCGCGAGTTTGCTTGCTCCGCTAAAGCGGCGGGAGTTGGCCAAGCATCCGTTTGGCAGTTCGCCGCGCTTTACCGAGGATGCCTTAGCCGTAGTTACCCCGCCGCTAGCGTTGCCGGGAGGGTACGCCGCCCGCGCCGTGAACAAGCTGAACCAAGCCTATCTCGCACGGTTCCTCCGGCGAGCGCTGCGTGAACTTGGGTGGCGTCCTACCGCAGTGTTGACACACCTGCCCGGCACGGCGGACTTCCCCGCACCGTGGCCGCTTGCCTACGACTGTGTGGATGACCACGCCGCCTTTGCCGAGCTGTCGCCCCTGTGGCGGCGTGAGACTGTGCTGGCGATGGAGCAGGACCTCTTGCGGCGCGCGCGCTGCGTATATGCTTCCGCTGACGCTTTGGTTAAGCACTGTCAGAGGGTGCGGCCTGATACGCGGTATGTCGGAAACGGAGCGGCAGTCGCGCACTTTGCCACGGCTGCGAAGGGCAAAACCGGCGCAAGCGGATTGGCAGGCCCGGTGATTGGCTTCTACGGCGGCCTCGGACCCTGGGTTGACGTCTCTTTAGTGTGCGAGGCGGCATTACTTGCGCCCGACCTAAGCTTTTTGCTGATTGGCCCCATCGAACTAGGTCTCCCGTGGCCTAAGCTTCCACCTAACGTGCACCACCGCGGCTTGACCCCTTACAGAGAATTGCCGCGCTACCTTGCCGACTTTGATGTGGCGCTGATCCCGTTCAAAGACACGCCGGTGACACAAAGTGTAAATCCTATCAAGCTGTACGAGTACTTTGCCGCCGGGAAGCCGGTGCTGGTTACTTCTTTGCCTGAGCTGACGCGTTGGGAGGGCCTAGTCTACCCATTCTCGACAGCAGAAGAGCTGATACGCAGAGCGCGTGCTGCCCTAACAGAAGAACCGACGCTCGCGGCCAAGCGCCAGGCAGTCGCAGCGCAGCATACCTGGGAAGCAAAAGTCAGGGAGATGGAAGACTTAATGCGGGTGCATGGCATGTGA
- a CDS encoding PDZ domain-containing protein, with product MLPLDALGLAYLRALPQFLVTPLFYVVLALIVSQYMRSAQLERKLWGRPRLPVWKLLLLSLVYGVVGGLLGSLLLLGVGVALSGGWMLYVWMVALALAFVSQRLMCFAYAGGIVALSSLLLGWPELDIPALLALVALLHAVESVLMVLSGHIGAVPVSVKNSLGEIVGGFSLQKFWPVPLLALAVIPGAVPPGVETIPMPDWWPLIMPAGIGAEFGLWMIPVVAGLGYGELAITTSPKQRARQSAGKLALFSLILFLLAWLSTRMALFLYVGAIFAPLGHELLVWTTNRREMRGKPLYGGTAAGLQILDVLPSSPAARAGFSQGDVILTADGTPIATPGQLDLLQKSSDRVLRIETTRGARYLPAGIGFKESGLIPVPTVETEAYLETRFASPLDYLARLWGR from the coding sequence TTGTTGCCGCTCGACGCCTTAGGGTTAGCTTACTTGCGTGCCTTGCCGCAGTTTCTAGTTACACCGCTCTTCTACGTCGTTCTCGCGCTGATAGTCTCCCAGTACATGCGCTCCGCACAGCTTGAGCGCAAGCTCTGGGGACGCCCGCGACTGCCGGTATGGAAGTTGCTTCTGCTGTCTTTGGTCTACGGTGTGGTAGGTGGTTTGCTCGGCAGCCTACTGCTTTTAGGAGTCGGTGTAGCACTGTCGGGAGGCTGGATGCTCTATGTCTGGATGGTAGCGTTAGCCTTGGCCTTTGTCTCGCAGAGGCTAATGTGCTTTGCCTACGCCGGAGGGATTGTGGCTCTAAGTTCGCTGCTCCTCGGTTGGCCGGAGCTTGACATCCCCGCGCTACTGGCCTTAGTTGCGCTGCTACACGCCGTGGAGAGCGTGCTAATGGTTCTAAGCGGTCACATTGGCGCAGTACCTGTCAGCGTTAAGAACTCGCTGGGGGAGATTGTGGGCGGCTTCAGCCTGCAGAAGTTCTGGCCGGTGCCTTTACTTGCCCTCGCCGTGATTCCCGGTGCCGTGCCGCCGGGGGTAGAAACGATTCCTATGCCTGACTGGTGGCCGCTCATTATGCCTGCTGGCATCGGGGCCGAATTTGGCTTGTGGATGATTCCGGTGGTAGCCGGCCTTGGCTACGGAGAACTCGCGATTACTACTTCACCTAAACAGCGCGCTCGACAATCGGCAGGGAAGCTGGCTCTCTTTAGCTTGATTCTCTTTCTCCTGGCGTGGCTGTCAACGCGCATGGCGTTATTCCTTTATGTAGGCGCTATTTTTGCGCCGCTCGGGCACGAGCTGTTAGTGTGGACGACAAATCGGCGAGAGATGCGGGGGAAGCCACTGTACGGCGGCACAGCCGCCGGCCTGCAGATCCTTGACGTGCTGCCGAGTTCGCCTGCCGCGCGAGCCGGTTTTAGTCAGGGCGACGTTATCCTCACGGCTGACGGCACGCCTATAGCCACGCCTGGGCAGCTCGACCTGTTGCAGAAATCGAGCGACCGCGTGTTGCGCATTGAGACTACACGCGGAGCGCGCTACTTGCCAGCCGGGATTGGCTTTAAGGAGAGCGGTCTTATTCCTGTGCCTACGGTGGAAACAGAGGCGTACTTGGAGACGCGTTTTGCGAGTCCGTTAGACTACTTGGCGCGGCTGTGGGGTAGGTAG
- a CDS encoding ribonuclease J → MGEIGKNMYVYQYGDEIVVIDAGLKFPEDEMFGVDYVIPNITYLLENQAKVKAIFLTHGHEDHIGALPYVLKQLPVPVYGTRLTIGLLKIKLDEHNIDAVLREVHAGEDVRIGGFQITCFHVNHSIPDSLGLAIKTPVGTILHTGDFKLDQTPVDGKVTDYFTLTRLGNEGVLGMLSDSTNAHRPGYTKSERDVGKVFEDIFAKAKGRIIVATFASNIHRVQQVFDTAVRYRRKVAVVGRSMISNVETATELGYLSYPDSAYIEIEELESLAADRTVIVSTGSQGEPLSGLTRMASGSHPRINIVPGDTVIFSSTPVPGNEKLVSKVIDSLSKAGARVIYQGIADVHVSGHASREELKILINMTRPKFMVPCHGEYRHQAAFSDLAQLMGYDPSAVLSVENGQVVEFTKDSARVVGSVPAGSVLVDGIGVGDVGNVVLRDRQQLAADGVMVVAATVDRSARKVIAGPDIISRGFVYVKESEGLLSQAELNVSVALHKALQEHTDWVALRSAIREPLANFLYEKTRRRPMILPVLLEANRN, encoded by the coding sequence ATGGGCGAGATAGGCAAAAACATGTACGTCTATCAGTACGGCGACGAGATTGTGGTTATCGACGCCGGCCTCAAATTCCCCGAAGACGAAATGTTTGGTGTCGACTATGTTATCCCTAATATCACTTACCTCTTGGAGAACCAAGCTAAAGTAAAGGCTATCTTTCTCACGCACGGGCATGAGGACCACATCGGTGCCTTGCCTTATGTCTTAAAGCAGCTGCCGGTGCCTGTGTATGGCACGCGCCTTACGATTGGCTTGCTGAAAATTAAACTCGACGAGCACAACATTGACGCTGTGCTGCGCGAAGTGCATGCCGGTGAGGACGTGCGCATCGGCGGCTTCCAGATTACCTGCTTCCATGTCAACCACAGCATTCCGGACAGCCTCGGGCTCGCCATAAAAACGCCGGTAGGAACAATCCTCCATACCGGCGACTTTAAGCTTGACCAAACTCCCGTGGACGGCAAAGTTACCGACTACTTTACGCTGACGCGGCTCGGCAACGAAGGTGTGCTTGGCATGCTGTCCGATTCCACTAACGCTCATCGCCCGGGCTACACTAAGTCGGAGCGAGACGTGGGCAAAGTCTTCGAAGACATTTTCGCCAAGGCTAAAGGCAGAATCATTGTGGCTACCTTCGCTAGCAACATTCACCGCGTGCAGCAGGTATTCGATACAGCCGTGCGCTATCGGCGCAAGGTAGCCGTAGTCGGGCGCAGCATGATTAGCAACGTAGAAACAGCAACGGAGCTAGGGTATCTTAGCTACCCCGACTCCGCTTACATTGAGATTGAAGAACTCGAGAGTTTAGCTGCCGACCGCACCGTAATCGTCTCCACCGGCAGCCAAGGGGAGCCTTTGTCGGGGCTTACCCGTATGGCCAGCGGCTCGCATCCGCGCATTAACATTGTGCCGGGAGACACGGTGATATTTTCGTCTACACCGGTGCCCGGCAACGAAAAGCTGGTAAGCAAAGTAATCGACAGCTTGTCTAAGGCAGGGGCGCGCGTTATCTATCAAGGCATCGCCGACGTGCATGTCTCCGGGCATGCCAGCCGCGAAGAACTAAAAATCCTCATTAACATGACCCGTCCCAAGTTTATGGTGCCTTGCCACGGCGAATATCGGCATCAGGCTGCCTTTAGCGACTTGGCCCAGCTTATGGGTTACGACCCTTCTGCCGTCCTAAGTGTCGAAAATGGTCAAGTGGTGGAGTTTACCAAGGACTCGGCGCGGGTAGTCGGCAGCGTCCCGGCAGGGTCGGTGCTGGTAGACGGCATAGGCGTAGGCGATGTCGGCAACGTCGTGCTGCGTGACCGCCAGCAGCTAGCCGCGGACGGCGTAATGGTTGTGGCGGCGACAGTCGACCGCAGCGCGCGCAAGGTTATCGCCGGGCCGGATATTATCTCGCGCGGGTTCGTCTATGTGAAGGAGTCGGAGGGCCTGCTTAGTCAAGCCGAGCTCAACGTCAGCGTCGCCCTGCACAAAGCGCTGCAGGAGCATACAGATTGGGTCGCGCTGCGCTCGGCCATCCGCGAGCCGCTGGCGAATTTTCTGTACGAAAAAACCCGGCGTCGTCCGATGATTCTGCCGGTACTATTAGAAGCAAACAGGAATTAA